The genomic stretch TGGTTCAGACAAGCTGGTCTGGAGGATCAGGTACTTATGGACCTGTAACTTCTTGGAGTGATGAATATTATTCGGAGATGGGAATCAACACATTCCATACAGAAAACGCATTGATTCTGAGCAGGGATGCTCTCACTACTCCAATAGAACATTACGTTGATCCAGAAGCCTCAAGTTGGTCATTATGGTCCAGCGATATAAACGGTGATGGGTATATTGACCTGGTAACAACAAAAGAATTCAGCGACGAGTATATCTGGTGTGAAAACACGGATGGTTCAGGAATAACCTGGATCAACCATATCGTGGATAATGCTGAGGGAATACCAAAATCAACATTCCCTTCTGATATTGATGGTGACGGTGATATGGATATCATTGGTGCAGATGAAGAAGCGGACAAGATCAACTGGTGGCAGAATGTCGATGGTTCCGGTCTGGTATGGCTGAAGCACATAGTTGATGAGGACTTCAGTGATCCATGGAGTATATACTCTGAAGACATCGATGGTGATGGGGATATGGACATAATCAGCGGTGGATGGATGTCTATATCCTATATTTCCTGGTGGGAGAACCTTGATGGTACAGGCACTTCCTGGTCTGAGCATGTTGTTGGAGGAGAGTATGTAATGTCTGTCTACTCTGAGGATATCGACGGAGACGGAGACATGGATATCCTTGACGCAAGCTGGACTGGAACAAGCTGCCTGATGGTCTGGTGGGAAAATGCTGATGGAACCGGTACCACCTGGAATGAGCATTCATTATCAGTGTTTTCCTATTACAGCTTCGCAGAGGATATTGACGGTGACGGCGATATGGATGTTCTCTATTGCGACTCTCCAGGTTACGAGATTGGTTGGCTGGAGAACGTGAACGGATCAGGTACTTCCTGGGTAAAGCATGTTATTCTCGATCCGTATATGACCTTTGAAATATGCGCCGACGATCTTGACGGTGATGGGGACATGGATGTTCTTTGTGGTGAGGGCTACATGAATGATATTAGCTGGTTTGAGAATATCGATGGCGAGGGTATGTGTTGGCTCAGGCATCAGATTAGCGATGAGTCCAATTCAAGTCATGCATTCTGCGCTGCAGATGTTGATGGTAACGGTTACAATAATTTCATTTCCATAGGAGGCAGTCCTCTTTCATGGTGGAATATCACTGAGTACTCATCTTACGGTGAACTGATTTCAAGCTCATTGTACCTGGGTAATGACCCTGGCTGGGGTTCAATCGACTGGACCTGCGAAGAACCTGCAGGCACATCGATTTCCTTTCAGGTAAGGGCCTGTGATTCTCCTGATAGTACAGGTATGGGAGCATGGTCAGATACACTTCATGCACCGTGCGATCTTTTTGGTATCCTTGATGAGAACGATAGTTATGTTCAGTACAAGGCAATACTCCAGACAACTGATTCGTTTGTAACTCCAGTTCTTGAAGATGTAACCATTTCCTGGGATCCTCTCGGAATTGAAGGCGCTGAACCCGCTCCTCTCAATCTGCTGCCATTTCTGCCAAATCCATCTTATGGATATTCTGTAATTCGATTCTCGCTTCCTGAGCAAACTATTGTTGATCTGAAGGTTTTCGACATCTCGGGAAGACTTGTGGGTGAGATTCCAGGTGAGGAATACTCAGCAGGATATAACGATGTTCAGTTGGAAGACCTTTCTTCCGGGATCTACTTCTGCAGGATGGTTTCCGGAGATTTCACAGCGACACAGCGCTTTGTAGTGGTGAAGTAGCTGCAAAAGTAGAGAGTCATAACTACAGATAAGTTTTAACAGTTCTGAAGGGGGATCTGTACTTTCATGTGCAGATCCCCCTGAGATATTAAATGCTGAGGACGATGAATTCGATTCTGCGGTTTTTAGCTTTATTGGC from Candidatus Aegiribacteria sp. encodes the following:
- a CDS encoding T9SS type A sorting domain-containing protein, which translates into the protein MDRIILQLMVLICISPVLSDSVVQTSWSGGSGTYGPVTSWSDEYYSEMGINTFHTENALILSRDALTTPIEHYVDPEASSWSLWSSDINGDGYIDLVTTKEFSDEYIWCENTDGSGITWINHIVDNAEGIPKSTFPSDIDGDGDMDIIGADEEADKINWWQNVDGSGLVWLKHIVDEDFSDPWSIYSEDIDGDGDMDIISGGWMSISYISWWENLDGTGTSWSEHVVGGEYVMSVYSEDIDGDGDMDILDASWTGTSCLMVWWENADGTGTTWNEHSLSVFSYYSFAEDIDGDGDMDVLYCDSPGYEIGWLENVNGSGTSWVKHVILDPYMTFEICADDLDGDGDMDVLCGEGYMNDISWFENIDGEGMCWLRHQISDESNSSHAFCAADVDGNGYNNFISIGGSPLSWWNITEYSSYGELISSSLYLGNDPGWGSIDWTCEEPAGTSISFQVRACDSPDSTGMGAWSDTLHAPCDLFGILDENDSYVQYKAILQTTDSFVTPVLEDVTISWDPLGIEGAEPAPLNLLPFLPNPSYGYSVIRFSLPEQTIVDLKVFDISGRLVGEIPGEEYSAGYNDVQLEDLSSGIYFCRMVSGDFTATQRFVVVK